A part of Perognathus longimembris pacificus isolate PPM17 chromosome 16, ASM2315922v1, whole genome shotgun sequence genomic DNA contains:
- the Msantd1 gene encoding myb/SANT-like DNA-binding domain-containing protein 1 isoform X3: MVRWPGLGPHLSTLLAPTGAPGMAAAEVPGYLVSPQTEKHRRARNWTDAEMRGLMLVWEEFFDELKQTKRNAKVYEKMASKLFEMTGERRLGEEIKIKITNMTFQYRSEERPVKKRKVQSCHLQRKKLRLLEAMLEEQRRLSRAMEETCREVRRVLDQQNILQVQSLQLQERMMSLLEKIIAKSGV, from the exons ATGGTGCGCTGGCCGGGCCTGGGGCCGCACCTGAGCACCCTCCTCGCCCCCACAGGGGCCCCCGGCATGGCGGCCGCCGAGGTGCCCGGCTACCTCGTGTCTCCGCAGACCGAGAAGCACCGGCGGGCCCGCAACTGGACCGATGCGGAGATGCGGGGCCTCATGCTCGTCTGGGAGGAGTTCTTCGACGAGCTCAAGCAGACCAAGCGCAACGCCAAGGTGTACGAGAAGATGGCCAGCAAGCTCTTCGAGATGACGGGCGAGCGCCGTCTGGGCGAGGAGATCAAGATCAAGATCACCAACATGACCTTCCAGTACAG GTCGGAGGAGCGGCCCGTGAAGAAGCGCAAGGTGCAGAGCTGCCACCTGCAGAGGAAGAAGCTGCGGCTGCTGGAGGCCATGCTGGAGGAGCAGCGGCGGCTGAGCCGCGCCATGGAGGAGACGTGCCGCGAGGTGCGCCGCGTGCTGGACCAGCAGAACATCCTGCAGGTGCAGAGCCTGCAGCTCCAGGAGCGCATGATGAGCCTGCTCGAGAAGATCATCGCCAAGTCCGGCGTCTAG
- the Msantd1 gene encoding myb/SANT-like DNA-binding domain-containing protein 1 isoform X2 → MQLCQGAPGMAAAEVPGYLVSPQTEKHRRARNWTDAEMRGLMLVWEEFFDELKQTKRNAKVYEKMASKLFEMTGERRLGEEIKIKITNMTFQYRKLKCMTDSESVPPDWPYYLAIDRILAKVPESCEGKLPDGQQPGPSTSQTEASLSPSAKSTPLYLPYTQCSYEGRFEDDGSDSSSSLLSLKFRSEERPVKKRKVQSCHLQRKKLRLLEAMLEEQRRLSRAMEETCREVRRVLDQQNILQVQSLQLQERMMSLLEKIIAKSGV, encoded by the exons ATGCAGCTGTGCCAAG GGGCCCCCGGCATGGCGGCCGCCGAGGTGCCCGGCTACCTCGTGTCTCCGCAGACCGAGAAGCACCGGCGGGCCCGCAACTGGACCGATGCGGAGATGCGGGGCCTCATGCTCGTCTGGGAGGAGTTCTTCGACGAGCTCAAGCAGACCAAGCGCAACGCCAAGGTGTACGAGAAGATGGCCAGCAAGCTCTTCGAGATGACGGGCGAGCGCCGTCTGGGCGAGGAGATCAAGATCAAGATCACCAACATGACCTTCCAGTACAG GAAATTAAAATGCATGACAGATAGCGAGTCCGTCCCGCCGGACTGGCCCTATTACCTAGCCATTGATAGGATTCTGGCCAAGGTCCCCGAGTCCTGTGAGGGCAAACTTCCGGATGGCCAGCAGCCCGGGCCCTCCACGTCCCAGACCGAGGCGTCCCTGTCGCCGTCCGCTAAGTCCACCCCTCTGTACTTACCGTATACCCAGTGCTCCTACGAAGGCCGCTTTGAGGACGATGGCTCCGACAGCTCCTCCAGCTTACTGTCCCTTAAGTTCAG GTCGGAGGAGCGGCCCGTGAAGAAGCGCAAGGTGCAGAGCTGCCACCTGCAGAGGAAGAAGCTGCGGCTGCTGGAGGCCATGCTGGAGGAGCAGCGGCGGCTGAGCCGCGCCATGGAGGAGACGTGCCGCGAGGTGCGCCGCGTGCTGGACCAGCAGAACATCCTGCAGGTGCAGAGCCTGCAGCTCCAGGAGCGCATGATGAGCCTGCTCGAGAAGATCATCGCCAAGTCCGGCGTCTAG
- the Msantd1 gene encoding myb/SANT-like DNA-binding domain-containing protein 1 isoform X1 gives MVRWPGLGPHLSTLLAPTGAPGMAAAEVPGYLVSPQTEKHRRARNWTDAEMRGLMLVWEEFFDELKQTKRNAKVYEKMASKLFEMTGERRLGEEIKIKITNMTFQYRKLKCMTDSESVPPDWPYYLAIDRILAKVPESCEGKLPDGQQPGPSTSQTEASLSPSAKSTPLYLPYTQCSYEGRFEDDGSDSSSSLLSLKFRSEERPVKKRKVQSCHLQRKKLRLLEAMLEEQRRLSRAMEETCREVRRVLDQQNILQVQSLQLQERMMSLLEKIIAKSGV, from the exons ATGGTGCGCTGGCCGGGCCTGGGGCCGCACCTGAGCACCCTCCTCGCCCCCACAGGGGCCCCCGGCATGGCGGCCGCCGAGGTGCCCGGCTACCTCGTGTCTCCGCAGACCGAGAAGCACCGGCGGGCCCGCAACTGGACCGATGCGGAGATGCGGGGCCTCATGCTCGTCTGGGAGGAGTTCTTCGACGAGCTCAAGCAGACCAAGCGCAACGCCAAGGTGTACGAGAAGATGGCCAGCAAGCTCTTCGAGATGACGGGCGAGCGCCGTCTGGGCGAGGAGATCAAGATCAAGATCACCAACATGACCTTCCAGTACAG GAAATTAAAATGCATGACAGATAGCGAGTCCGTCCCGCCGGACTGGCCCTATTACCTAGCCATTGATAGGATTCTGGCCAAGGTCCCCGAGTCCTGTGAGGGCAAACTTCCGGATGGCCAGCAGCCCGGGCCCTCCACGTCCCAGACCGAGGCGTCCCTGTCGCCGTCCGCTAAGTCCACCCCTCTGTACTTACCGTATACCCAGTGCTCCTACGAAGGCCGCTTTGAGGACGATGGCTCCGACAGCTCCTCCAGCTTACTGTCCCTTAAGTTCAG GTCGGAGGAGCGGCCCGTGAAGAAGCGCAAGGTGCAGAGCTGCCACCTGCAGAGGAAGAAGCTGCGGCTGCTGGAGGCCATGCTGGAGGAGCAGCGGCGGCTGAGCCGCGCCATGGAGGAGACGTGCCGCGAGGTGCGCCGCGTGCTGGACCAGCAGAACATCCTGCAGGTGCAGAGCCTGCAGCTCCAGGAGCGCATGATGAGCCTGCTCGAGAAGATCATCGCCAAGTCCGGCGTCTAG